The following proteins are encoded in a genomic region of Dyadobacter sp. UC 10:
- a CDS encoding RNA polymerase sigma factor → MNFSDDNTQEKLLIERLREGDHLAFRNIYDKYADALLKRLLRLTKAGPVAEDLLQETFVKLWEKRQTIDPELSIKPWLYKVAENLVFQFYRELARDKRLQQQVSDWYMKEELVAFEEAIFSREKQNLVQKAIQQLPPKRRQVFNLCKLQGQSYEEAAIILGISPSTVSNHLIKANASVRLYLSQHKDSIFSLLSIFV, encoded by the coding sequence ATGAATTTCTCAGACGATAATACACAGGAGAAATTATTGATTGAGCGCCTTCGCGAAGGTGATCACCTGGCGTTCCGGAATATTTATGACAAGTATGCTGATGCTTTGCTGAAAAGACTTTTGAGATTGACCAAAGCCGGGCCTGTCGCGGAAGATTTGTTGCAGGAAACTTTTGTGAAATTGTGGGAAAAGCGTCAGACCATTGACCCGGAGCTATCAATAAAACCTTGGCTATATAAAGTAGCCGAAAATCTCGTCTTCCAGTTTTACCGCGAATTGGCGCGGGACAAGCGATTACAACAGCAGGTATCTGATTGGTACATGAAAGAAGAACTCGTCGCCTTCGAAGAGGCTATCTTTTCCCGTGAAAAGCAAAATCTGGTTCAAAAAGCCATACAGCAGCTTCCGCCAAAACGGCGGCAAGTGTTCAATCTCTGCAAATTACAGGGACAGAGCTATGAAGAAGCTGCAATTATTTTGGGCATTTCTCCTTCCACCGTAAGCAATCATCTGATCAAAGCGAATGCCAGTGTGCGCTTGTACCTCAGTCAGCATAAAGATTCCATTTTCAGCCTGTTATCTATTTTTGTTTAA
- a CDS encoding response regulator codes for MSEKIVLLADDDSDDRYFIKQAIISSGLSIKLIEAENGAELIALLSHSTLAISLIILDMNMPKMNGLETISEIKAMQRIASVPVVMISTSPSQDLLDKAYKAGVQSFMPKPNTFEEFIDLINFLNKQFLS; via the coding sequence ATGAGTGAGAAGATAGTGCTCTTAGCTGATGATGACAGCGACGACCGTTATTTCATAAAGCAAGCCATCATATCCTCCGGCCTGAGCATAAAATTAATAGAAGCCGAAAACGGTGCAGAACTGATCGCCTTGCTCAGCCATTCAACGCTCGCTATTTCGCTTATTATCCTCGACATGAACATGCCCAAAATGAACGGCCTGGAAACTATTTCGGAAATAAAAGCCATGCAGCGAATTGCGTCCGTGCCCGTAGTGATGATTTCTACATCCCCGAGCCAGGATCTTCTAGATAAGGCGTATAAGGCTGGCGTTCAAAGTTTTATGCCCAAACCCAACACTTTCGAGGAATTTATTGACCTGATAAACTTTCTGAATAAGCAGTTTCTATCCTGA
- a CDS encoding Gfo/Idh/MocA family protein: MNTNKSTRRTFIKNSIAGSAALSIGGILPQFSPRSYGNIIGANERVNVGIMGVNNRGRALAKNFAGQPNSRVIHISDVDTRAAARSIEEVNKIQEVKPADTPDFRKSLEDKQMDALVIAAPDFWHAQASIMALKAGKHVYVEKPCSYDPNEGELLVQASKKYKGVIQMGNQRRSWPNIIKAIQELHAGVIGRVYFGKGWYANTRQDIGKGKEAAVPSWLNYDLWQGPVPRRPYRDNLVHYNWHWFWHWGTGEAVGNGVHMLDMLRWGMGVSYPVRVTSAGGRYRYKDDWETPDTQIITWEFDNKSSIVWEARSCNGHGVDDIGVGVTFYGEDGSLTINGNGYTIFDVKGKAIKEIKEDSNMNLLDPTNPSQNLDSIHFQNFFEAIKTGAPLNADIPNGHISTLLCQLGNIAWRTGDMLLTDPKNGHILNSTNGKKLWARQYEPGWELSV, encoded by the coding sequence ATGAATACGAACAAAAGTACTCGCAGGACGTTCATCAAGAACAGCATAGCCGGTTCGGCTGCGCTATCTATCGGAGGGATTTTACCACAATTCAGTCCCAGAAGCTATGGAAATATTATCGGTGCCAATGAAAGGGTAAATGTTGGTATTATGGGGGTTAACAACCGTGGGAGGGCGCTCGCAAAGAATTTTGCCGGCCAGCCCAACAGCCGCGTCATTCATATTTCGGATGTTGATACAAGGGCAGCGGCCCGGTCGATTGAAGAAGTAAATAAAATACAGGAAGTAAAACCTGCCGATACCCCTGATTTTAGAAAATCGCTGGAAGATAAGCAGATGGATGCGCTGGTGATCGCCGCACCTGACTTTTGGCATGCGCAAGCCTCCATAATGGCACTGAAAGCGGGCAAACACGTTTATGTCGAAAAACCATGCAGCTATGATCCTAACGAAGGGGAGCTGCTGGTTCAGGCTTCCAAAAAATACAAAGGAGTAATACAAATGGGCAATCAAAGACGATCCTGGCCCAATATTATCAAGGCGATTCAGGAACTTCATGCCGGTGTGATTGGCCGCGTTTACTTTGGAAAGGGTTGGTATGCCAATACCCGTCAGGACATCGGAAAGGGGAAAGAGGCAGCGGTACCTTCCTGGCTCAATTATGATCTCTGGCAGGGCCCGGTTCCCCGCAGGCCATACCGCGACAATCTGGTGCACTATAACTGGCATTGGTTCTGGCACTGGGGTACCGGAGAGGCTGTCGGGAACGGAGTACATATGCTGGATATGCTCCGCTGGGGGATGGGCGTTTCATACCCTGTACGCGTGACATCGGCCGGCGGTCGCTACCGTTATAAGGACGATTGGGAAACACCCGACACGCAGATAATCACCTGGGAGTTTGACAATAAAAGCAGCATAGTTTGGGAGGCCAGAAGCTGCAATGGTCATGGCGTGGACGATATTGGGGTTGGTGTTACTTTTTATGGTGAGGACGGTTCGCTTACCATCAATGGAAATGGCTATACCATTTTCGATGTTAAGGGTAAAGCGATTAAAGAGATTAAGGAAGATAGTAATATGAACCTGCTCGACCCTACAAATCCTTCGCAGAACCTGGATTCTATACATTTCCAAAACTTTTTCGAGGCCATCAAAACGGGCGCGCCTCTGAACGCGGATATTCCGAACGGGCACATCAGCACATTACTTTGTCAGCTCGGCAACATTGCCTGGCGGACAGGTGACATGTTACTCACCGATCCCAAGAACGGTCATATCCTCAATAGTACCAACGGCAAAAAGCTCTGGGCGCGGCAGTATGAGCCTGGCTGGGAACTGTCAGTTTAG
- the kaiC gene encoding circadian clock protein KaiC: protein MSIESSNSKHTLTVLQKSPTGIRGLDEITAGGLPSGRPTLICGAAGSGKTLFSMEFLVHGAKLYNEPGVFVAFEEKSEELTVNVASLGYDLQQLQADKLIKLDHVHIERSEIEETGEYNLDGLFIRLGYAIDSIGAKRVVLDTIESLFSGLNNQAILRAELRRLFEWLKEKGVTAIITGEKGEASLTRQGLEEYVSDCVILLDHRVENKISTRILRIIKYRGSVHGTNEYPFLIDEEGISVLPVTSLGLNNPVSSERISSGIPALDKMLGGEGFFKGSSILVSGTAGTGKTSIAGSFINEACKNGQRCIYFAFEESPQQIVRNMRSINIDLQKHLDSGVLLFSASRPTLNGLEMHLLAMTKLIDKFQPAAVVLDPITNLITVGSASEVKSLLTRLIDYLQAAEVTVLFTALAYNENKTEQSDEGISSLVDAWLLVRDIEFNGERNRGLYVMKSRGMKHSNQVREFVISDQGLKLVDVFLGPEGVLTGSARETQQLLEKTTVALRDHAVSRKDREIERKRFVLESKIASLKEEFESLQEDLNKSYIEEELKKNIMEDNRQEITRKRDD from the coding sequence ATGAGTATCGAATCCTCCAATTCAAAACATACGCTCACAGTTCTTCAAAAATCCCCAACAGGGATCCGTGGTTTAGATGAAATCACGGCGGGCGGCTTACCCAGCGGCAGACCTACCCTGATATGCGGAGCGGCAGGCTCGGGAAAGACGCTTTTTTCAATGGAATTTCTTGTTCACGGCGCTAAGCTTTACAACGAGCCCGGTGTTTTCGTGGCATTTGAAGAAAAGTCGGAAGAACTAACTGTAAATGTCGCATCGCTCGGCTACGACCTTCAGCAATTACAGGCAGACAAACTGATCAAGCTCGACCACGTACACATCGAACGAAGTGAAATTGAAGAAACAGGTGAGTATAATCTCGATGGGCTTTTTATCCGATTAGGCTACGCAATCGATAGCATAGGTGCGAAACGTGTGGTTTTAGACACTATTGAAAGTCTTTTTTCAGGTCTTAACAATCAGGCAATCCTTCGTGCGGAGTTACGCCGGTTGTTCGAGTGGCTGAAAGAAAAAGGCGTTACGGCGATTATCACAGGTGAAAAAGGAGAAGCTTCTTTGACACGCCAGGGACTCGAGGAATACGTTTCTGATTGTGTAATCCTGCTTGACCATCGTGTAGAAAACAAGATTTCGACGCGTATCCTCCGTATTATTAAATACAGGGGTTCAGTTCACGGAACAAATGAATATCCATTCCTGATCGACGAAGAAGGTATTTCAGTGCTGCCGGTTACTTCTCTCGGGCTTAACAATCCAGTCTCCTCGGAAAGGATCTCTTCCGGAATTCCGGCCCTGGATAAAATGCTCGGCGGTGAAGGTTTTTTCAAAGGCAGCAGCATATTGGTGTCGGGTACTGCGGGAACGGGTAAAACCAGCATTGCAGGCAGCTTCATTAATGAGGCCTGCAAAAATGGGCAGCGATGCATTTATTTCGCTTTCGAAGAATCTCCGCAGCAAATAGTCCGTAATATGCGCTCGATCAATATCGATCTTCAAAAGCATTTGGATAGTGGGGTACTGCTGTTCAGCGCTTCCCGGCCTACCCTGAACGGACTTGAAATGCACCTGCTTGCGATGACTAAACTCATCGACAAGTTCCAACCGGCGGCGGTGGTGCTGGACCCCATCACTAATCTGATCACAGTAGGCTCTGCCAGTGAGGTAAAAAGTCTGCTTACCCGGTTAATCGATTATTTGCAGGCTGCCGAAGTCACCGTTCTGTTTACTGCCCTAGCATACAATGAAAATAAAACCGAGCAGTCCGATGAAGGTATTTCTTCACTTGTGGACGCCTGGCTACTCGTGCGTGACATTGAGTTCAACGGGGAACGCAACCGGGGTTTATATGTAATGAAGTCACGAGGCATGAAGCATTCAAACCAGGTACGCGAGTTTGTCATATCTGACCAGGGACTCAAACTGGTGGATGTGTTCCTGGGCCCCGAGGGCGTATTGACAGGCTCGGCGCGGGAAACACAACAGCTTCTTGAAAAAACAACCGTAGCATTGCGCGACCACGCAGTATCCAGAAAAGATCGCGAGATAGAACGCAAAAGGTTTGTCCTCGAATCAAAAATTGCCTCCCTGAAAGAAGAGTTCGAATCCTTACAGGAAGATCTGAACAAAAGCTATATAGAAGAGGAGCTGAAAAAAAACATCATGGAAGACAACCGGCAAGAAATTACCCGCAAGCGTGACGACTAG
- a CDS encoding circadian clock KaiB family protein yields the protein MEVQKEELWELRLYVAGKTARSVTALTNLKRYCEEHLKDKYVIEVIDLLVQPQLAEGDQILAIPTLVKKVPEPIRKIIGDLSNEEKVLVGLNIRPAAKIE from the coding sequence ATGGAAGTACAAAAGGAAGAATTATGGGAGCTCAGGCTCTATGTTGCGGGAAAAACAGCCCGCTCGGTGACTGCTCTTACCAATCTGAAAAGATATTGTGAAGAACACCTCAAGGATAAGTACGTGATAGAGGTCATTGACCTGCTTGTTCAACCGCAATTAGCGGAAGGCGATCAGATCCTGGCAATACCAACGCTGGTAAAAAAGGTACCGGAACCAATACGCAAAATTATTGGAGACCTGTCAAATGAGGAAAAAGTGCTGGTAGGACTTAATATCCGCCCAGCCGCTAAAATCGAATGA
- a CDS encoding SusC/RagA family TonB-linked outer membrane protein, with protein sequence MYLNLSVKTVFAVATTMKWLAVLFLLLTVTAFSPDAQPVGEQEILDREISVKFQAVPLKAVLEELAGKTGFRFMYGGEVVKSGSLVTFTASRKPLRFILDEIFKLTKFNYVVEDRKILILQNQASAATKSLIAGRNVSSAAGQPAVDAEITLTGKVTDANGQALTGVNVMVKGTTQGTSTDENGAFTLKLEDAEHWLVFSFVGFQTREIELKAQTRLEIILQDADKTLEEIVVVGYGTQKKRDLTGAISQISAARLENENPASVQDILRGNAAGLNVGYSTSAKPASSLQVRGNNTLNANGDPLIVLDGIIYYGQLLDINPNDIQTIDVLKDASSAAVYGAKAANGVILITTKSGQSGKALITFNVNTGITTLANHQRLYNANDFLAFRADVQRSMNANQNPLKYTNPASLPASMSVDEWLALDGSTGDPTTAWLNRLNLNQVEIDNYGAGRSIDWYKKVFQKGVQKDYTVSISGKNDDISYYVSLGYLDNEGIVVGDKYRTFRSRLNLDARIAKFLKVGINTQFSNRDDGYVPVTWNYMVNASPWGSEFDDKGNLRLSPQDDQIALNPGLARTYTNRFSANNTLISTLYSVISLPFGITFQTNFSPRLEGYRYFNHQSAKSPQWAQAGGYAQREQMDIYNWQIDNLIKWKKTFKSHELDVTLLANMEKYQSWQDKIENNDFDPSDLLGYHNIGGGGNPIVTSNDEYGTADALMARVFYSFKSRYMLTLSLRRDGYSAFGQKNPRATFPAAALGWVVSDEKFFGSPWLDYLKLRLSYGLNGNRDIGRYVAISDLVTGKYLHVSPTGTLNQVSMLYVNRMSNDNLQWEKKSSLNFGFDFNMFRNRISGSMEAYTMSSTNLLVQRSLPDVTGFKSVWDNLGELQNRGIELNLTSVNINRPLFSWNSTLNVSVNRNKIVSLYGDKENILDAQGNVTGTREPNDITNKWFIGQPLDVIWDIKVLGVYQESEAELAKKYGVKPGDFKLQDVNEDGKYTDADRQFLGYTQPRLRWTFRNEFRLLKRFDVSFMMYSYWGHKGAFNTAKNQNGYMDRVNAYSQPYWTPANAINDYARLSSSDGSASYSVYRDKSFIRLENISVAYNLPAAWAGKLALKNAKAYFSMRNAAVYGRNWNFWDPESSAPTPRIATLGLTLTL encoded by the coding sequence ATGTATTTAAATCTATCAGTCAAAACGGTCTTTGCAGTGGCAACGACTATGAAGTGGCTTGCTGTGCTATTTTTGCTCCTGACCGTCACCGCATTCTCGCCAGATGCACAGCCAGTGGGTGAACAGGAAATTCTGGACCGGGAGATCTCTGTGAAATTTCAGGCCGTTCCTTTAAAAGCAGTACTGGAGGAGCTAGCCGGCAAAACGGGATTTCGGTTCATGTACGGAGGGGAAGTGGTTAAAAGCGGGTCACTGGTGACCTTTACGGCCAGCCGCAAACCGCTTAGATTCATACTGGACGAAATTTTCAAGCTGACAAAGTTCAATTATGTCGTAGAGGACAGGAAGATCCTCATCTTACAAAACCAGGCGTCGGCTGCAACAAAGTCTCTGATCGCCGGGAGGAATGTGTCCTCAGCGGCCGGCCAGCCTGCTGTAGATGCTGAAATTACGTTGACCGGGAAAGTAACGGACGCAAATGGTCAGGCCCTGACCGGGGTAAATGTGATGGTAAAAGGTACGACCCAGGGAACCAGTACCGATGAAAACGGCGCATTTACGTTGAAATTAGAAGATGCCGAACATTGGCTGGTTTTTTCCTTCGTTGGTTTTCAGACCAGGGAAATCGAACTAAAAGCCCAGACACGCCTTGAAATTATCTTGCAGGATGCCGATAAAACGCTGGAAGAGATCGTCGTGGTTGGTTATGGCACGCAGAAGAAACGCGACCTTACCGGAGCTATATCCCAGATCAGCGCTGCCAGGCTTGAAAATGAGAACCCAGCCTCCGTTCAGGATATTCTGAGAGGCAATGCTGCCGGACTTAATGTCGGCTATTCTACTTCTGCCAAGCCTGCAAGCTCGTTGCAGGTTCGTGGAAACAATACATTGAATGCAAACGGAGACCCGTTGATCGTTTTGGACGGTATTATTTATTACGGGCAGCTACTCGATATCAACCCAAATGATATTCAGACTATTGACGTGTTGAAAGATGCCAGTTCGGCTGCTGTGTACGGTGCCAAGGCCGCAAACGGGGTGATCCTGATTACTACCAAAAGCGGGCAAAGCGGGAAGGCGCTGATCACATTCAATGTCAATACCGGAATAACGACACTTGCCAATCACCAAAGGCTGTATAACGCCAACGATTTTCTCGCTTTCCGTGCGGATGTCCAGCGTAGCATGAATGCAAATCAAAACCCGCTCAAATATACCAATCCGGCATCCCTGCCCGCTTCTATGTCGGTGGATGAATGGCTGGCATTGGACGGTTCTACGGGAGATCCGACGACTGCTTGGCTAAACCGCCTGAACCTGAACCAGGTAGAAATTGATAACTACGGCGCCGGGCGTTCCATCGACTGGTACAAAAAGGTATTTCAAAAAGGGGTTCAGAAAGACTACACGGTTAGTATATCCGGGAAAAACGACGACATTTCTTACTATGTATCGCTAGGTTACCTGGATAATGAGGGCATAGTGGTCGGTGATAAGTACCGGACTTTCCGGTCGCGGCTAAACCTGGATGCCCGTATCGCGAAATTTCTTAAAGTAGGGATCAATACCCAGTTCAGTAACCGCGACGACGGTTATGTGCCCGTTACCTGGAACTACATGGTAAATGCGTCTCCCTGGGGTTCTGAATTTGATGATAAAGGGAACCTGAGGCTTAGCCCCCAGGATGATCAGATTGCGCTGAACCCCGGGTTGGCGCGGACCTATACCAATCGTTTTAGTGCCAATAACACGCTAATCAGTACACTCTATTCTGTGATTTCTCTGCCTTTCGGCATTACTTTTCAGACTAACTTTTCTCCCCGACTGGAAGGTTACCGTTATTTCAATCACCAATCTGCCAAAAGCCCGCAGTGGGCGCAGGCCGGCGGTTATGCGCAGAGAGAGCAGATGGATATCTATAACTGGCAGATCGACAACCTTATCAAATGGAAAAAAACTTTCAAGTCGCACGAACTGGATGTCACGCTCCTGGCAAATATGGAAAAGTACCAAAGCTGGCAGGACAAGATCGAGAACAACGATTTTGATCCGAGCGATCTGCTGGGCTACCATAACATTGGAGGAGGCGGCAACCCTATTGTCACCAGTAATGACGAATATGGAACGGCGGACGCTTTGATGGCGCGCGTATTCTATTCATTCAAAAGTAGGTATATGCTTACGCTTTCACTCCGGCGCGATGGCTATTCTGCTTTTGGCCAGAAGAACCCGAGAGCTACTTTCCCCGCTGCGGCTTTGGGTTGGGTTGTGAGCGATGAAAAGTTCTTTGGTTCTCCCTGGCTTGATTATCTGAAACTGAGATTGTCTTATGGTTTGAATGGCAACCGGGATATCGGGCGCTATGTAGCGATTTCAGATCTTGTGACCGGAAAATATCTCCATGTATCTCCCACAGGCACGCTCAATCAGGTTTCCATGCTTTATGTGAACCGCATGAGTAATGATAACCTGCAATGGGAAAAAAAGTCTTCACTCAATTTCGGCTTTGACTTTAACATGTTCCGAAACAGGATCAGCGGAAGCATGGAAGCCTATACCATGTCAAGCACGAATTTGCTGGTGCAGCGGTCTCTGCCCGATGTTACCGGCTTTAAATCGGTGTGGGACAATCTGGGCGAATTGCAAAACAGGGGAATTGAATTGAATCTGACTTCCGTGAATATTAACAGGCCGCTTTTCTCCTGGAATTCCACCCTGAATGTCTCCGTAAACCGCAACAAAATCGTGAGCCTGTATGGAGACAAGGAAAATATCCTGGACGCACAGGGCAACGTGACAGGCACCCGCGAACCCAACGATATTACCAATAAATGGTTTATCGGTCAGCCACTGGATGTGATCTGGGATATCAAAGTACTGGGAGTGTATCAGGAAAGCGAAGCGGAACTTGCCAAAAAATATGGGGTCAAGCCAGGCGATTTCAAATTACAGGATGTGAACGAGGATGGAAAATATACAGACGCGGACAGGCAGTTTCTGGGATACACCCAACCGCGGTTGAGATGGACCTTCCGGAATGAGTTTCGATTGCTGAAGCGGTTCGACGTGTCTTTCATGATGTATTCCTACTGGGGCCACAAGGGTGCATTCAACACTGCTAAAAACCAGAATGGCTATATGGACAGGGTCAATGCCTATTCGCAGCCATACTGGACCCCGGCGAATGCGATCAATGATTACGCGCGCCTTTCTTCAAGTGACGGAAGTGCTTCGTATAGTGTTTACCGTGATAAGTCGTTCATCCGGCTTGAAAATATATCCGTTGCCTACAATCTTCCGGCTGCCTGGGCCGGGAAACTGGCCCTCAAAAATGCCAAAGCCTATTTTAGTATGAGAAACGCTGCAGTTTACGGACGGAACTGGAATTTTTGGGATCCCGAAAGCAGTGCCCCGACGCCCAGGATTGCGACGCTGGGCCTGACCTTGACATTGTAA
- a CDS encoding FecR family protein: MKSSKSIHDLFPSFLDGTLMPAELGRLFHHFEVADEQELRKLIEEAMRGAQEADQLTDLPEHPHLDAIYDRIDRRLGREVELAAAPRKMLLPRLFKYAASILLVIGVAWTLLTMLDPFGNEVQWSKVTTGYQRKKLVLPDGTGIWLAPQSTFEYPQEFTGGKRSVRLNGEAFFEVIKDTKRPFTIQSGSLTTRVLGTSFNINAYQAERSATVTVLTGKVSVAAESIPSGDLNLLPFQQALFQSDSQKISLREYPDANELLRRREGHIRYAGTGLADIIRDIQKIAPYQIVATGDLANCVFYGEMKAGDDPVAFLENVCRVNNLTLKKQNETLTVTGKGCGR, from the coding sequence TTGAAAAGTTCCAAAAGCATACACGACCTGTTCCCCAGCTTTCTGGACGGCACATTGATGCCGGCAGAATTAGGCCGGCTTTTTCATCATTTTGAGGTGGCGGATGAGCAGGAGTTACGAAAATTGATTGAGGAAGCAATGAGGGGCGCACAGGAAGCCGATCAGCTAACCGACCTGCCGGAGCATCCGCATCTGGATGCCATTTACGACAGGATCGACAGGCGTTTAGGCAGGGAAGTGGAACTTGCTGCAGCTCCCCGCAAAATGCTTCTTCCCCGATTATTTAAATACGCAGCCAGTATTTTATTGGTGATCGGTGTGGCCTGGACGCTTCTCACGATGCTGGATCCTTTTGGAAATGAAGTCCAATGGAGCAAGGTCACAACCGGATATCAGCGAAAGAAACTTGTCTTGCCCGACGGGACCGGCATCTGGCTGGCACCACAGAGTACTTTCGAATACCCGCAGGAATTCACCGGAGGTAAGCGCTCTGTCAGATTGAATGGTGAGGCCTTTTTTGAGGTAATTAAGGATACAAAACGTCCATTTACGATACAATCCGGCTCTTTAACGACCCGTGTGCTTGGCACCTCATTTAACATAAATGCCTATCAGGCCGAACGGTCAGCTACGGTTACGGTCCTGACAGGAAAGGTTTCTGTGGCTGCCGAGAGCATACCTTCCGGGGACTTAAATCTATTACCCTTTCAGCAAGCCCTGTTTCAGTCAGATTCTCAAAAAATTAGCCTGCGGGAGTATCCCGACGCGAATGAATTGCTACGGCGACGTGAAGGGCATATTCGCTATGCAGGGACTGGATTGGCAGATATAATCAGAGACATACAAAAAATAGCCCCTTACCAGATCGTCGCAACAGGTGATCTTGCCAACTGTGTATTTTACGGGGAAATGAAGGCTGGCGACGATCCGGTCGCATTTTTAGAAAACGTTTGTCGTGTCAACAATTTAACCCTCAAAAAGCAAAATGAAACCCTAACCGTCACTGGTAAAGGCTGCGGGAGGTAG
- a CDS encoding RagB/SusD family nutrient uptake outer membrane protein, with protein MKRYILISTWATGLILMAGCSTDFLQPKPLSFFSPETTFSDAEALRAGLVSCESLLREEWLGTGSPITTQLVFSEVAVEGTTDAAKPSQNLNLQITPDADLNNSATTRIGWFWQKYYEGIRYANTVISRIDQPKYASEAERNAILGTAYFHRAYRYYGLCHEFGDVPLELKERTDTKLDYYSTKREVILKKMKEDLEFAEEWVKDDVDKGTVTKAAVSHLLTKVNLALGLFDDAIASASKVIDGGKYSLMTTRFGIDKNNAAKNITWDLHRPENKALPENQEGIMLVIDRRNVAGNYTGSNGSDLMYNAVPLWWNGILTPNGNRGTLDKAGIEIDQVTSNGRGVGKARSTWYTTHTIWGSGEKDDYRHAPGNWMRIQDLVYNHPNLKTIGDPYYGKPIQMFSSAGVLLCSDTIRNWYEWPQYKLFIPDLDRTPAFGGRTDWYVFRVAETFLLRAEARFWKGELTLAAEDLNQVRLRANAKALNAAQVNIGTILDERARELYYEEHRKVELTRIAYILAMTGKTAYNGKTYSLANFSEKNFWYDRIMEKTEFYNKGAVTRYGNPYTMSAYHVLWPVPSSAISGNSRGVINQNAGYAGFEKNVPALTTVIDE; from the coding sequence ATGAAAAGATACATTCTCATTTCGACCTGGGCTACCGGGCTAATCCTGATGGCCGGATGCAGCACCGACTTTCTCCAGCCCAAACCGCTATCCTTCTTTTCGCCCGAAACTACATTTTCAGACGCCGAGGCTTTGCGGGCGGGCCTGGTGTCCTGCGAAAGCCTGCTAAGAGAAGAGTGGCTGGGTACTGGCTCTCCGATTACCACACAGCTGGTCTTCTCGGAAGTGGCAGTGGAAGGTACCACCGATGCCGCCAAACCGTCGCAAAACCTGAATTTGCAAATCACACCGGACGCAGACCTAAACAATTCGGCGACAACGCGGATAGGATGGTTTTGGCAAAAATATTATGAAGGAATCCGCTACGCCAACACGGTCATCAGCCGCATTGATCAACCCAAGTATGCATCGGAAGCAGAAAGAAACGCGATCCTGGGGACTGCCTATTTTCATCGTGCTTACCGGTATTATGGACTTTGCCACGAGTTCGGCGATGTGCCGCTCGAACTGAAAGAAAGGACAGATACCAAACTGGATTACTATTCGACCAAGAGGGAAGTGATCCTGAAAAAGATGAAAGAGGACCTTGAATTCGCGGAGGAATGGGTAAAAGACGATGTTGACAAGGGAACGGTGACCAAAGCTGCTGTTAGCCACTTATTGACAAAGGTGAACCTCGCGCTGGGCTTATTTGACGACGCCATTGCATCTGCCAGTAAGGTGATCGACGGCGGAAAATATAGTTTGATGACCACGCGCTTTGGTATTGACAAGAATAATGCTGCTAAAAACATAACCTGGGATCTGCACCGTCCTGAGAACAAAGCTTTACCGGAAAACCAGGAGGGCATCATGCTTGTCATCGATCGCCGCAACGTGGCCGGAAACTACACGGGCAGTAATGGTAGCGACCTGATGTACAATGCGGTACCCTTATGGTGGAATGGTATCCTGACGCCAAATGGAAACAGGGGCACATTGGATAAGGCAGGTATCGAAATAGATCAGGTAACATCTAACGGACGGGGAGTCGGAAAGGCAAGATCCACCTGGTATACCACACATACGATTTGGGGTAGCGGTGAAAAAGATGACTATCGTCACGCGCCGGGCAACTGGATGCGGATCCAAGACCTGGTATACAATCATCCCAACCTGAAAACGATTGGGGATCCCTATTACGGAAAGCCGATTCAGATGTTTAGCAGTGCTGGCGTTTTGTTATGCAGTGATACCATTCGGAATTGGTACGAGTGGCCTCAGTACAAACTTTTTATTCCCGACCTCGACCGTACACCGGCATTTGGCGGAAGAACGGACTGGTATGTATTCAGGGTTGCAGAAACCTTTCTTTTGCGTGCAGAAGCTCGTTTCTGGAAAGGAGAGCTCACGCTGGCAGCGGAAGATTTAAACCAGGTCAGGCTGCGGGCAAATGCCAAAGCACTTAATGCCGCTCAGGTCAATATCGGTACCATTTTGGACGAGAGAGCGCGGGAGCTGTATTACGAAGAGCACCGGAAAGTAGAACTGACGCGCATTGCCTATATTCTGGCCATGACAGGTAAAACTGCCTATAACGGCAAAACATACTCTCTGGCTAATTTTTCGGAGAAAAACTTCTGGTATGACCGGATCATGGAGAAGACGGAGTTCTACAACAAAGGGGCGGTAACGCGTTATGGGAATCCCTACACGATGAGTGCCTATCACGTGCTCTGGCCGGTACCTTCCAGCGCCATCAGCGGCAATAGCAGGGGCGTGATCAATCAGAATGCGGGATATGCGGGTTTCGAAAAGAATGTGCCTGCACTTACAACAGTCATTGATGAATAA